In one Candidatus Nomurabacteria bacterium genomic region, the following are encoded:
- a CDS encoding transglycosylase domain-containing protein — protein MQRQGKYTKRVTPTQHVKRHYRRGFRWWRKASWKKRIMLVGGPILALLILIPILTYLYFARDISNMDRLMNRNNTGVIFYAKDSKTVIYSSGSAIHHDLVPTDKISKSMQDALVASEDKDFYKHNGFSVLSTLRAVYGYIAGGGKSYGGSTITQQLAKITLLGSNRTFLREYQAFSVAVAIENTYTKNQILGMYLNSAYFGEGAFGIEDAAKIYFGTTPDKLDLAQSAMLIGLLPAPSVYSPISGNPAYAKERQTTVLGRMVTNGYITDAQKTAALKEKLKYQKAKAPINDSVAPHFAQMVLDELYQKYGEETVTRSGYQVTTTLDPSVQSKLQAAVSANMATINYNQGHNAAAVAIDPTDGEVRGLVGSYDWNNPKFGKVNIATSLRQPGSSFKPIYYANALAEGVITPATVLKDVKTDFGGGYVPLDADKKFRGNVTVRQALNQSLNIPAVEVMQKFGISNAVDAARRMGLTSIKSDNNYGLSLALGSAEVTPLALTNAYAAFANGGQQYDTTIIKSIQSKYNEQVFKADETSKQVISPQGAFLISDVLSDNAAKAPIFGNTLTTYDAKTGAVKKVAVKTGTTNDDRDAWTVGYTPKMAIGVWVGNNDNAPMLNGSSIMAGPIFTKAMGSILAGDNTKFPEPSGVVQKSVCNSNHGLADQAVKGQTYLEWFLSTYLPSDKCTVIKPTPTPTPTPSPSTSPIPSQGITLSANPESGATVGTTVTFIATLADNNLSGVVTFMDGDLTLGQSQVFNGTASYITPTTNWSTGQHTIIAEFTPLDGSSGDTITTSLNYQITNGNSGSNGHGHNFPFN, from the coding sequence ATGCAACGCCAAGGAAAATATACCAAGCGCGTGACGCCGACCCAACATGTTAAACGCCATTACCGACGAGGTTTTCGCTGGTGGCGCAAGGCGAGTTGGAAAAAGCGCATCATGCTAGTTGGTGGTCCAATCCTAGCACTTCTGATTCTGATACCCATTCTGACTTATCTGTATTTTGCCCGCGACATATCCAACATGGATCGCCTGATGAACCGGAACAATACCGGTGTTATTTTCTATGCCAAAGACAGTAAGACCGTGATTTACAGTAGCGGTAGCGCTATCCATCATGATTTAGTGCCGACCGACAAGATATCAAAGAGTATGCAGGATGCGTTGGTGGCCAGTGAAGACAAAGACTTTTATAAGCACAATGGCTTCTCTGTTTTGAGCACCTTGCGCGCCGTGTATGGCTATATAGCCGGAGGCGGTAAGTCTTACGGAGGCTCTACCATTACTCAGCAGCTGGCGAAGATTACGCTACTTGGCAGCAACCGTACGTTCCTTCGTGAATACCAGGCATTTTCTGTGGCGGTAGCAATTGAAAATACCTACACAAAGAATCAGATTTTAGGCATGTATTTAAACTCTGCATACTTTGGCGAGGGTGCGTTTGGCATAGAAGACGCGGCCAAGATATATTTCGGGACGACACCAGATAAGCTTGATTTGGCACAGTCGGCAATGTTAATCGGGTTGTTGCCGGCGCCAAGTGTTTATTCGCCTATCAGCGGTAACCCGGCATATGCAAAGGAGCGGCAGACGACGGTGCTTGGGCGCATGGTCACAAATGGTTACATTACTGACGCTCAAAAAACGGCTGCGCTTAAAGAGAAGCTGAAGTATCAGAAGGCGAAAGCTCCTATAAACGACAGTGTCGCGCCACACTTTGCACAGATGGTACTGGATGAGCTGTACCAGAAGTATGGAGAGGAAACGGTCACTCGTAGTGGTTATCAGGTGACAACCACGCTTGACCCAAGTGTACAGTCGAAGCTGCAGGCGGCGGTATCTGCCAATATGGCGACGATTAACTACAATCAAGGCCACAACGCTGCTGCTGTTGCCATAGACCCGACTGACGGCGAAGTGCGAGGATTGGTAGGTAGCTACGATTGGAATAATCCAAAGTTTGGCAAAGTAAACATTGCTACGTCGTTGCGTCAGCCGGGTTCGAGCTTTAAACCGATCTATTACGCGAATGCGCTCGCGGAAGGCGTCATAACGCCTGCCACCGTGCTCAAGGACGTTAAAACGGACTTTGGCGGAGGTTATGTGCCTCTCGACGCCGACAAGAAGTTTCGTGGCAATGTGACCGTACGACAAGCTCTGAATCAATCTCTAAATATACCGGCAGTAGAAGTTATGCAGAAATTCGGCATCAGTAATGCCGTAGATGCAGCACGGCGTATGGGTCTGACTTCTATAAAGTCAGATAATAACTACGGACTTTCGCTAGCACTTGGTTCTGCCGAAGTAACACCGCTTGCTCTGACGAATGCGTACGCTGCATTTGCAAACGGTGGCCAGCAATACGATACGACCATCATCAAGAGTATCCAAAGCAAGTATAACGAACAGGTCTTTAAGGCGGACGAAACTTCGAAGCAGGTAATTAGTCCGCAAGGGGCGTTTCTGATTTCTGACGTGTTGTCCGACAACGCAGCTAAAGCGCCAATTTTTGGCAATACTCTTACTACTTACGACGCCAAGACGGGCGCCGTGAAGAAAGTAGCCGTCAAGACAGGCACGACAAACGACGATCGTGACGCATGGACAGTGGGCTATACGCCAAAGATGGCTATAGGTGTGTGGGTGGGCAACAACGACAATGCGCCGATGCTCAACGGTAGCTCCATTATGGCGGGCCCAATCTTTACCAAGGCAATGGGCTCTATACTGGCCGGTGACAATACGAAGTTTCCTGAGCCATCTGGCGTTGTCCAGAAGAGCGTTTGTAACAGTAATCATGGCTTGGCGGATCAGGCTGTTAAAGGTCAGACGTACCTAGAGTGGTTCCTTTCAACGTATCTGCCGTCAGACAAATGTACAGTTATAAAGCCAACACCTACGCCAACTCCAACGCCAAGCCCGAGTACTTCTCCTATACCTAGCCAAGGAATTACACTGAGCGCAAATCCTGAGAGCGGCGCTACCGTAGGAACAACGGTGACGTTTATCGCGACACTTGCCGACAATAACTTATCAGGCGTAGTGACGTTCATGGACGGTGATCTAACGCTTGGACAAAGTCAGGTCTTTAACGGTACGGCGTCATACATAACACCTACAACGAACTGGTCAACCGGACAGCATACGATCATAGCTGAATTTACGCCTTTAGACGGTAGTTCTGGTGATACGATTACTACGTCGCTTAATTATCAGATTACAAATGGAAATAGTGGCAGCAACGGGCACGGCCACAACTTCCCCTTTAATTAG
- a CDS encoding DUF4190 domain-containing protein, protein MADVKDKKEKQPVSSGLAVASLTVGVFGFLLAWTGVFGLPVSVIAIVFGVVALFNKQNHDLAVAGLVLGIVSLLVSFGVLVVALTSLNDTPPATAPMYNVHTYQFRNQ, encoded by the coding sequence ATGGCCGATGTAAAAGACAAGAAAGAAAAACAACCTGTATCAAGCGGACTGGCAGTCGCGTCTTTGACCGTCGGCGTCTTTGGCTTTTTACTAGCTTGGACCGGGGTCTTTGGACTACCTGTTTCGGTCATCGCAATTGTTTTCGGTGTCGTTGCACTATTTAACAAGCAAAATCATGACTTAGCGGTTGCAGGACTAGTGCTTGGTATTGTGTCACTGCTCGTTTCATTTGGCGTACTCGTGGTTGCCTTGACTTCACTCAACGACACGCCACCAGCTACCGCGCCCATGTACAACGTACACACGTATCAATTTCGAAACCAATAA
- the ruvA gene encoding Holliday junction branch migration protein RuvA, with protein sequence MIAHVEGTVTEKLISSVIVDVHGVGYEVNVAAGDYERATLNEKVKFYTYHHIREQSQELYGFSTLAAKKLFELLITVQGVGPKAALSILSLADSEVVRGAIASSDSAFVSKAAGVGKRIAERVVVDLADKVGLPLRYDNNVFTGASQRVGHTDEALEALMALGYNLVDATKALEGVPMDLSTADRVTQALKQ encoded by the coding sequence ATGATTGCGCATGTCGAGGGAACGGTGACAGAAAAACTTATATCGTCCGTAATTGTGGACGTTCACGGAGTTGGTTATGAGGTGAATGTAGCAGCTGGCGACTACGAACGTGCCACGTTGAACGAAAAGGTGAAATTCTATACCTACCATCATATACGCGAACAGTCTCAGGAACTTTATGGGTTTAGCACACTTGCGGCCAAGAAATTATTTGAATTACTCATAACAGTGCAGGGCGTTGGGCCCAAGGCGGCGCTCTCTATACTATCGCTAGCTGATAGCGAAGTTGTGCGTGGTGCCATTGCTAGTAGTGATAGCGCATTCGTGTCTAAGGCTGCCGGAGTGGGTAAGCGTATAGCGGAACGCGTAGTGGTCGACTTAGCCGACAAGGTTGGATTGCCGCTACGTTATGACAACAACGTGTTCACGGGGGCGTCACAACGAGTTGGCCATACAGATGAAGCACTTGAGGCATTGATGGCACTTGGATATAACCTAGTCGATGCGACAAAGGCCTTAGAGGGAGTGCCGATGGATTTGTCGACGGCCGACAGGGTTACTCAAGCATTAAAGCAGTGA
- the ruvB gene encoding Holliday junction branch migration DNA helicase RuvB, whose translation MAIERIVDTSAHDDDTDEQVIETTLRPQTFADYVGQEHLKKNLQLAIAAAKKRGEPVDHVLLYGPPGLGKTTMATVIANEMGANIRVTAGPAIERAGDLASILTNLADGDILFIDEIHRLGRTVEEVLYSAMEDFKLDIVIGKGPAARSVRLDLPKFTVIGATTRAGALAGPLRDRFGMHHRLEFYKPDEVQQIITRAAGLLGSKIDPQAAAMLAERSRLTPRIANRLLKRVRDYADINGDGIIDTLITTEALNLLEIDDLGLDPADRRLLGSMLEHYGHNPVGLTTIAALTGDETTTIEDFHEPYLMQIGLIERTPRGRRVTSKAAKHLGKNV comes from the coding sequence ATGGCTATAGAACGAATCGTCGATACGTCCGCACATGATGACGATACCGACGAACAAGTAATCGAGACGACGCTGCGACCGCAGACGTTTGCTGATTATGTAGGGCAGGAACATCTAAAAAAGAATCTGCAACTTGCTATCGCCGCAGCAAAAAAGCGAGGCGAACCGGTCGACCACGTGTTGCTCTATGGGCCACCGGGGCTAGGTAAGACGACTATGGCGACAGTGATTGCTAATGAGATGGGCGCGAATATTCGCGTGACGGCCGGGCCAGCAATCGAACGAGCGGGTGATCTGGCGAGTATACTGACTAATTTGGCTGACGGTGACATATTGTTTATCGATGAGATTCATCGACTTGGACGTACCGTGGAAGAGGTGTTGTACTCGGCGATGGAAGATTTCAAGCTCGATATCGTCATAGGTAAGGGACCAGCGGCTCGAAGTGTGCGATTAGATTTGCCAAAGTTCACGGTTATCGGCGCGACGACTCGGGCGGGTGCGCTCGCAGGACCGTTACGTGATCGTTTCGGTATGCATCATCGTCTAGAATTTTACAAACCGGATGAAGTTCAGCAAATTATAACCCGAGCGGCAGGATTGCTTGGAAGCAAGATTGATCCGCAAGCAGCAGCGATGTTAGCGGAGCGTTCTCGCCTTACACCTCGAATCGCCAACCGCCTGCTGAAGCGCGTACGTGACTACGCGGACATCAATGGCGACGGAATTATTGACACATTGATTACGACAGAAGCACTCAATCTACTTGAAATTGACGATTTGGGACTTGATCCGGCGGATCGTCGGTTGCTTGGAAGCATGTTGGAACATTATGGACACAATCCTGTTGGCCTTACGACGATAGCGGCGTTAACCGGTGATGAAACGACGACAATTGAAGATTTTCATGAACCGTATCTCATGCAAATAGGCCTGATTGAGCGCACGCCGAGGGGCCGTCGCGTGACGTCAAAAGCCGCCAAGCATCTTGGCAAAAATGTTTAG
- a CDS encoding type II secretion system protein, whose translation MNTTASSRQSGFTVIELVVVATVFALAGFLIFLQVNKLNIASQDSVRKTAINAMYYALEEVYYKEHSSYPATLTSATLPSVDPDLFTDPDGFTLGKDILTKDELQKLLDKGDASTDVQKRLNALNAGKSPNYHYTATNCDTQGSCKSYTLRADLQSEAEYVKKSRSH comes from the coding sequence ATGAATACAACAGCTTCATCTCGACAATCTGGCTTTACTGTTATCGAGCTAGTCGTTGTCGCCACCGTATTTGCGCTAGCTGGCTTTCTTATTTTTTTACAAGTCAATAAATTAAACATTGCCAGCCAAGATTCCGTACGCAAGACAGCAATCAATGCCATGTATTACGCTCTGGAAGAAGTCTACTACAAAGAACATTCATCATACCCAGCCACATTAACTTCAGCAACGCTTCCGTCAGTTGACCCAGACTTATTTACAGACCCAGACGGCTTTACTCTTGGCAAAGACATTCTGACTAAGGACGAATTGCAGAAACTCCTAGACAAAGGTGACGCCAGCACTGATGTTCAGAAGCGCCTCAATGCTCTCAATGCAGGCAAGAGTCCGAACTACCATTACACTGCGACTAATTGCGATACGCAAGGCAGCTGCAAAAGCTATACACTGCGCGCCGACCTACAAAGCGAAGCTGAATACGTCAAAAAAAGTCGTTCACACTAA
- the recA gene encoding recombinase RecA, producing the protein MAKKTDKAAVADTGTAASEGKLKALGLAMEQITKQFGDGSIMKLGEAHKVDVELIPSGALSLDIALGGGYPKGRIIEVYGPESSGKTTLTLHAIAEVQRAGGTAAFIDAEHALDPAYAKRLGVDTDNLLVSQPDNGEQALEIAETLVRSNAVDLVVVDSVAALVPQAEIDGEMGDSHMGLQARLMSQALRKLTGIINKSKTTVIFINQIRMKIGVMFGNPETTTGGNALKFYASVRIDIRRIGQIKSGEEIIGNRTKAKIVKNKIAPPFRNAEFDIMYNEGISKTGDVLDLAVQHEVVGKSGAWFDYNGEKIGQGREAVKTFLKANPKVLDEIDKKVREKVAQAEA; encoded by the coding sequence GTGGCGAAAAAGACCGATAAAGCGGCCGTGGCAGATACTGGTACTGCAGCAAGCGAAGGTAAATTGAAAGCCCTAGGGTTGGCGATGGAGCAAATCACTAAGCAATTTGGTGATGGCTCAATCATGAAATTAGGCGAGGCCCATAAGGTTGACGTCGAGTTGATCCCATCTGGCGCATTAAGCTTGGATATAGCACTCGGCGGCGGCTATCCAAAGGGTCGTATCATCGAGGTTTATGGTCCGGAAAGTTCAGGCAAGACGACATTGACGCTACACGCGATTGCCGAAGTGCAGAGGGCGGGTGGTACAGCGGCATTTATAGATGCTGAGCACGCACTTGATCCTGCATACGCAAAAAGGCTAGGTGTCGATACCGACAACCTATTGGTTTCGCAACCTGACAATGGCGAACAGGCGCTAGAAATCGCTGAGACATTGGTTCGCTCAAATGCGGTAGACTTGGTCGTTGTCGACTCAGTTGCAGCTCTTGTGCCACAGGCAGAAATTGACGGTGAAATGGGTGATTCGCACATGGGTCTTCAGGCCCGACTTATGAGCCAGGCTCTCCGTAAGTTGACGGGAATCATTAACAAGTCAAAGACGACGGTTATATTTATCAATCAGATTCGCATGAAGATTGGTGTCATGTTTGGTAACCCTGAAACTACAACTGGCGGTAATGCATTGAAGTTCTACGCTTCTGTTCGTATCGACATTCGTCGAATCGGTCAGATTAAGAGCGGTGAGGAAATCATAGGTAACCGTACGAAAGCTAAGATCGTTAAGAACAAAATCGCGCCACCGTTCAGGAATGCTGAATTTGACATTATGTACAACGAAGGAATCAGCAAAACAGGTGACGTACTTGATCTAGCTGTTCAGCACGAAGTTGTAGGTAAGTCTGGTGCATGGTTTGACTACAATGGTGAAAAAATCGGCCAAGGCCGTGAGGCGGTAAAGACATTTCTGAAGGCAAACCCGAAGGTTTTGGATGAGATTGACAAGAAGGTTCGAGAAAAAGTAGCCCAAGCAGAGGCGTAG
- a CDS encoding RecX family transcriptional regulator, giving the protein MKITGISAQQKDVNRVNIMVDGKFRFSLDITQVVDLKIRVGNEYDESEIAELEAESQFGKLYARTLEYCFIRPHSSREIRDYLYRKTTRNTKVRNRRTGELSERLGVSKEMTARVFDRLVARGHVDDEKFTRFWVENRNVRKGTSRRKIQAELVAKGVDRTIIENCINESDRNDQDELQKIVLKKRSKYPDEEKFMQYLARQGFSYDDIRAALTDS; this is encoded by the coding sequence GTGAAAATAACAGGTATCTCCGCACAACAAAAAGACGTAAATCGCGTCAATATCATGGTGGACGGAAAATTCAGATTTAGTTTGGATATCACTCAGGTCGTTGATTTGAAAATCAGAGTCGGCAACGAGTACGATGAATCGGAAATTGCTGAACTGGAAGCGGAGAGTCAGTTTGGCAAATTGTACGCTAGAACTCTGGAGTACTGTTTCATTCGGCCGCACTCGTCACGAGAGATAAGGGATTACCTCTACCGAAAAACAACGCGTAACACCAAAGTAAGAAACCGTAGAACTGGCGAGTTGAGTGAGCGGCTGGGCGTGAGCAAAGAGATGACCGCACGAGTGTTTGATAGGTTGGTGGCGCGTGGTCATGTTGATGACGAGAAATTTACACGTTTTTGGGTTGAAAACCGTAATGTACGAAAAGGTACAAGTCGCCGTAAGATACAAGCAGAACTTGTCGCCAAAGGTGTGGACCGTACAATTATCGAGAACTGTATTAACGAATCGGATCGTAATGACCAAGACGAGCTTCAAAAGATTGTACTCAAAAAACGTTCAAAGTATCCTGATGAAGAGAAATTTATGCAGTATCTTGCCCGTCAGGGCTTTTCTTATGACGATATACGAGCAGCATTGACCGACAGTTAA
- a CDS encoding PRC-barrel domain-containing protein, protein MLLSSAQLIDTPIMGLQTGKELARTSVPVINPHNLSVIAYQITGPHLDHDPSYLRIVDIREIGSLGMIIDSSEEFLEPDDIITDKAIYEMEYALEGKQVIDEKKRKLGKVADYVVDVDSFVVQQLIVKRPLLKSFNNDELLIHRGQIVEVNDTTIIVRSGDSKSKAHANLRHHYVNPFRQTKPQPEIIETK, encoded by the coding sequence ATGCTACTAAGCAGCGCTCAGCTTATCGATACGCCAATCATGGGGCTCCAAACAGGCAAAGAACTTGCTCGTACAAGCGTACCTGTTATTAATCCACACAATCTGTCAGTTATCGCCTACCAAATAACAGGACCTCATCTCGATCATGATCCATCTTATCTAAGAATAGTGGACATACGTGAAATCGGTAGTCTCGGCATGATCATCGACAGTAGTGAAGAATTTCTAGAGCCTGACGATATAATTACAGACAAAGCAATCTATGAAATGGAATATGCATTAGAAGGAAAACAAGTAATCGATGAAAAAAAGAGAAAGCTTGGCAAGGTGGCCGATTACGTCGTAGACGTCGATAGCTTTGTTGTTCAACAATTAATCGTAAAGCGGCCTCTATTAAAAAGTTTTAATAACGACGAACTTCTTATTCATAGGGGACAAATCGTTGAAGTCAACGACACTACTATCATTGTTAGATCAGGGGACAGCAAAAGCAAAGCCCATGCGAACCTAAGACATCACTATGTTAATCCTTTCCGGCAAACAAAACCGCAGCCAGAAATCATTGAAACGAAATAA
- a CDS encoding PilN domain-containing protein, translated as MINLLPDEEKRNIRAGRMNVVLLRYNFMVLVAIGVLVLFSAMFYFILHATQSGAVSTSTDNSSKASNYASVRQQATNYKNNLAVAKTIFSNAVSYTSIVNSITKLVPSGVVLDSLNLSDSTFGQQSSFSAHARNYADATKLKANFQSSKLFSNVFFQALTDGGGSPDGNYPVSFVISAKLNRVDM; from the coding sequence ATGATTAATCTACTACCAGACGAAGAAAAACGCAACATCCGCGCCGGCCGTATGAACGTCGTCCTCCTTCGATACAACTTTATGGTACTTGTAGCCATTGGTGTCTTGGTACTTTTCAGTGCAATGTTTTATTTCATCCTCCATGCCACTCAGTCGGGCGCCGTCAGTACAAGCACCGACAATAGTAGCAAAGCTTCAAATTATGCGAGCGTTCGTCAACAAGCTACAAATTACAAAAATAATCTTGCGGTTGCTAAAACCATATTTTCAAATGCAGTCAGCTATACGAGTATCGTCAACTCAATTACTAAGCTCGTACCTAGCGGCGTCGTCTTAGACAGCCTAAACCTCAGCGACTCTACATTCGGGCAGCAAAGTTCATTCTCTGCTCATGCGCGCAATTATGCAGATGCTACCAAACTTAAAGCAAACTTTCAGTCGTCAAAACTCTTCAGCAACGTTTTTTTCCAAGCACTCACGGATGGCGGCGGTAGCCCAGACGGAAATTATCCTGTCTCATTTGTGATAAGCGCTAAGTTGAATAGGGTGGATATGTAA
- the pilM gene encoding pilus assembly protein PilM, whose amino-acid sequence MNKLFFNDKPLVGLDIGSTDMKIMSIDIKRQFVTGYGVMDLDPAQIKKALDGEGSYLVKSLQTLLERKLVGNLVSDQIVVGIPTARTFSRTFTVPANAERTLKEAVSLEVGQYIPIPMPLLYVDYEIIERNGDLLTVIMSAVPRKLVDTTLDACKAVGLTPTMIEPAINAVARVLKTTEEGYLPTVIVDIGATNTDIAVLDGSIRITGGVPTGGNSFTLDISKKLGVTLENAHQLKVLNGLSSGPKQAKLASALRPSLRNIITETRKVIRYYNERISNERRLEQVLVVGSGSNVPGIGDFFTDELVMPARTANPWQDLDFGELPQPAKQFRSRYISVAGLANIPKGAMWK is encoded by the coding sequence ATGAACAAGCTATTCTTTAACGATAAACCTCTTGTCGGCCTTGACATTGGCAGTACCGACATGAAAATCATGTCCATAGATATTAAACGCCAGTTCGTAACTGGTTATGGTGTCATGGATCTTGATCCAGCCCAGATAAAAAAAGCTCTCGACGGTGAAGGAAGTTACCTTGTAAAAAGTCTACAGACGCTGCTTGAACGTAAGCTTGTCGGTAATCTTGTCAGTGATCAAATAGTCGTCGGTATCCCGACCGCTCGAACATTTTCGCGTACCTTTACCGTACCGGCAAATGCAGAAAGAACACTTAAGGAAGCCGTATCACTTGAAGTTGGACAGTATATACCGATTCCAATGCCCTTGCTTTATGTTGATTATGAAATTATTGAGCGCAATGGTGATCTACTCACGGTCATAATGAGTGCAGTACCTCGAAAGCTTGTTGACACAACACTCGACGCCTGCAAGGCCGTTGGTCTCACGCCGACAATGATCGAACCAGCCATAAATGCCGTAGCACGAGTCCTTAAAACAACCGAGGAAGGTTACTTGCCGACAGTCATCGTTGATATAGGCGCGACAAACACTGACATAGCCGTACTAGACGGTTCCATTAGAATAACCGGTGGCGTCCCGACAGGAGGCAACTCGTTCACGCTTGATATCTCGAAAAAGTTAGGCGTCACACTCGAAAATGCACACCAACTAAAGGTGCTTAACGGTCTCTCCTCAGGCCCAAAGCAAGCAAAATTAGCTAGCGCACTGCGACCATCTCTTCGAAACATCATCACTGAAACACGTAAAGTAATTCGCTATTATAACGAGCGTATTAGCAACGAAAGGCGGCTTGAACAAGTGCTCGTTGTTGGTAGCGGTAGTAATGTTCCCGGTATCGGCGATTTCTTTACAGACGAGCTCGTAATGCCCGCACGTACCGCAAACCCTTGGCAAGATTTAGATTTTGGTGAATTGCCACAGCCAGCAAAACAATTCCGATCACGCTATATAAGCGTAGCAGGGCTCGCCAACATTCCTAAGGGAGCGATGTGGAAATGA
- a CDS encoding type II secretion system F family protein, translating into MPVFQYVATTERSNKTTKGSIDAADEAAVIESLKKQNLRPLSITPEKKSSPFLNSLTHSTKVKSDDLVIFTRQLSAMVGAGVPLLRSLNSLEQHSESPALKEILSEVIREVEEGSTLGSALEKHPKTFSDVYVNMVRAGETAGILDEILKRLALQQEKNATIRKKVKGAMTYPMVLLVITVLAFFGLMLFVIPKIGEIIGSLAGPGAQLPALTLFMLGTSSFMLQYGVFVIAATVGGVALLLRYIKTPAGRKVFHTIVLKIPAINGVIRKVVVARFARTFSALSGAGVTILETMTVTAHALGNVVYEESLLSAVDKVKNGQQLSRVLEDGGLYPAIVSQMLAVGEETGQTDTVLIKVAEFYEEEVDEAINSLSSIIEPIMIVIMGGAVGLIAASVMGPIANLANQIQ; encoded by the coding sequence ATGCCTGTATTTCAATATGTAGCAACAACGGAAAGGTCGAACAAGACAACAAAAGGCAGCATCGACGCAGCAGATGAAGCCGCTGTTATCGAATCCCTGAAAAAGCAAAATCTTCGACCGTTGAGCATAACTCCAGAAAAAAAATCATCACCATTTCTCAATAGTCTTACGCATTCTACGAAGGTTAAGTCTGACGACCTCGTTATCTTCACTCGACAACTAAGTGCCATGGTTGGAGCTGGCGTACCCCTCCTAAGATCGCTTAATTCACTTGAACAACATTCGGAAAGCCCTGCTTTAAAAGAAATTTTAAGCGAAGTCATCCGCGAAGTTGAGGAAGGATCGACACTCGGTAGCGCTCTTGAAAAACACCCTAAAACGTTTAGCGATGTCTATGTCAACATGGTGCGAGCTGGCGAAACTGCCGGTATTCTTGACGAAATCCTAAAACGATTGGCGTTACAGCAAGAAAAAAATGCTACCATACGCAAAAAGGTAAAGGGAGCAATGACATACCCTATGGTCCTGCTCGTTATTACCGTATTGGCGTTCTTTGGTTTAATGCTTTTCGTCATCCCTAAAATCGGCGAGATTATCGGCTCACTTGCAGGACCTGGCGCACAGCTACCTGCCCTGACTTTATTCATGCTTGGCACCAGCTCATTTATGTTGCAATATGGTGTATTTGTCATCGCCGCCACTGTTGGCGGTGTCGCATTATTGTTGCGATACATCAAAACACCCGCCGGTAGAAAAGTATTCCACACTATCGTCCTCAAAATACCGGCAATTAACGGAGTTATTCGTAAAGTCGTTGTCGCACGATTTGCACGAACTTTTTCGGCTCTTAGTGGCGCAGGCGTTACCATACTTGAAACCATGACGGTTACCGCTCACGCACTTGGAAATGTCGTATATGAAGAATCTCTCCTAAGTGCAGTCGACAAAGTTAAAAACGGGCAACAACTATCAAGAGTACTCGAAGATGGCGGACTGTATCCGGCGATCGTTTCACAAATGCTCGCAGTCGGTGAAGAAACCGGCCAGACAGATACGGTTCTCATTAAGGTTGCCGAATTTTACGAGGAAGAAGTTGACGAGGCCATCAATAGCCTAAGCTCGATCATAGAACCAATCATGATCGTCATCATGGGTGGTGCAGTCGGTTTGATCGCCGCCAGTGTAATGGGCCCGATAGCCAACTTAGCGAACCAAATTCAGTAA